The Leishmania braziliensis MHOM/BR/75/M2904 complete genome, chromosome 10 genome contains a region encoding:
- a CDS encoding putative deaminase translates to MLVHYVDAFMRAALSEAEMALEEGEVPVGCVLVRTDANEAAYMKFALQSPDAITGASPHTASSLSDDQLVESCIAARGRNQTNLQHHALAHAEFIAAEQLRDAATRGGDASAGASASEAGAAGGTKDLVELAKENQLTSSSTVTPLSDLAEYVLYVTVEPCVMCSAMLLYNRIEHVFFGCRNPRFGGNGTVLALHTPLCLHEPSEPAQPAAHGPRLVDTSKRSPSAHENGSECSGAWWPGYVSEGGHTEAEAISLLQRFYERENPNAPGHKRRRKP, encoded by the coding sequence ATGTTGGTGCACTACGTCGACGCCTTTATGAGAGCGGCTCTCAGCGAGGCCGAGATGGCGCTTGAGGAGGGCGAAGTTCCAGTAGGatgcgtgctggtgcgcacgGACGCCAACGAAGCAGCATACATGAAGTTTGCGCTGCAGTCGCCAGATGCGATTACCGGTGCATCACCTCACACGGCCTCGTCGCTCAGCGATGACCAACTAGTGGAGTCCTGTATCGCTGCGCGCGGTCGTAATCAAACCAATCTACAACATCATGCGTTGGCCCATGCCGAGTTCATCGCCGCTGAGCAGCTGAGGGATGCTGCAACGAGGGGCGGTGATGCCAGCGCGGGTGCGAGCGCTAGTgaagcaggtgctgctggaggaacGAAGGACTTGGTGGAGTTAGCGAAGGAAAATCAGCTGACCTCCTCGTCGACAGTCACGCCTCTGTCGGACCTGGCTGAGTACGTGCTCTACGTCACCGTGGAGCCGTGCGTGATGTGCAGCGCAATGCTGCTGTACAACCGCATCGAGCACGTCTTTTTCGGGTGCCGCAACCCCCGCTTTGGCGGCAACGGCACGGTGCTGGCCCTGCACACACCGCTGTGTCTGCACGAGCCTTCAGAACCAGCTCAACCAGCAGCCCATGGGCCACGCCTCGTGGACACATCAAAGCGCTCGCCCAGCGCTCATGAAAATGGGAGCGAGTGTAGTGGGGCGTGGTGGCCCGGGTACGTGAGCGAGGGCGGCCATACGGAGGCAGAAGCCATCAGCCTCCTCCAACGCTTCTATGAGCGGGAAAACCCCAACGCACCGGGGCACAAGCGCCGCCGGAAGCCTTGA
- the AAT20 gene encoding putative amino acid transporter: MNAASEKEPAYPALMEDERHNKTLVEGFVNMSTVEIGGNANNDDFSPEQGTQKVQEYVEMDEDDVPSGSLAAGELKENTNIYKSAFHIFKANVGTGVFLLPTFYPDAGYVVSVILAIFISAAVLDCTLLLLNVKVTINRGDVTTYSQVCRYVCGVGLGWFLFVAMCLAQFGFCLMYSQLFGETMNELTTFSGSKYVWVSLMLIINFPMTCFSDNLSLLAIASIIATVSVFYSLICCFVSSIIQLSQAGVHPGCNVAGDRIPVGWFNNLANNMMVLEGIAIVLPVHAACTKKRLVPMMVTIVLIGVVTWYVLFGLTGYLAYGDSMTTSLVAKMEPSPWGTSVRVFFALNLVFTYPVQFMSAMQLIDQTVKCRPRSWLGLALRLLVNLIIWALAMAMPTSAVNTVVAFVGALPSVCMVMIIPSILAMQVDYAVDHPDENRNKLQYWKKIFVTTPCFTFKRLRCYVYLVSALLIMVIGTYSIAEKL; encoded by the coding sequence ATGAACGCCGCCTCGGAAAAAGAGCCCGCATATCCGGCGCTAATGGAGGACGAACGCCACAACAAAACCCTCGTCGAGGGTTTTGTAAACATGTCCACTGTGGAGATCGGGGGTAACGCGAACAATGACGACTTCTCCCCTGAGCAGGGCACGCAGAAGGTGCAGGAATATGTGGAAATGGATGAAGATGATGTTCCTAGTGGCAGCCTCGCCGCCGGCGAGCTGAAGGAGAACACAAACATCTACAAGTCTGCCTTCCATATCTTCAAGGCAAACGTCGGCACCGGTGTGTTCCTCCTGCCTACCTTCTACCCCGATGCAGGCTACGTTGTCTCTGTCATTCTCGCCATCTTCATCAGCGCTGCCGTCCTCGACTgtacgctgctgctgctgaatgTGAAGGTGACGATCAACCGGGGCGATGTGACCACCTACTCGCAGGTGTGCCGCTACGTGTGCGGCGTCGGCTTGGGCTGGTTCTTGTTTGTTGCCATGTGTCTTGCGCAGTTCGGCTTCTGCCTCATGTACTCCCAGCTGTTTGGTGAGACCATGAATGAACTCACCACGTTCAGTGGCTCCAAGTACGTGTGGGTGTCGCTGATGCTCATCATCAACTTCCCCATGACGTGCTTTTCGGACAACCTCTCGCTCCTCGCTATCGCCTCCATCATCGCGACCGTCAGCGTCTTCTACTCGCTCATCTGCTGCTTTGTGTCATCGATTATTCAGCTCAGCCAGGCTGGTGTGCACCCGGGCTGCAACGTCGCCGGCGACCGCATCCCTGTGGGCTGGTTCAACAACCTCGCCAACAACATGATGGTGCTGGAGGGCATCGCCATTGTCCTGCCGGTGCACGCCGCCTGCACGAAGAAGCGACTGGTGCCCATGATGGTGACCATTGTTCTCATCGGTGTGGTCACCTGGTATGTGTTGTTTGGTCTGACGGGCTACCTCGCCTACGGTGACTCCATGACTACCTCACTGGTGGCCAAGATGGAGCCCTCACCGTGGGGTACGAGCGTGCGCGTGTTCTTCGCGCTCAACCTCGTCTTTACATACCCGGTGCAGTTCATGTCAGCAATGCAGCTGATTGACCAGACGGTGAAGTGCAGGCCGCGTAGTTGGCTCGGACTtgcccttcgcctcctcgtcaACCTTATTATTTGGGCCCTGGCCATGGCGATGCCGACCTCGGCTGTGAACACCGTCGTCGCGTTCGTCGGTGCACTGCCGTCGGTGTGCATGGTGATGATCATACCGTCCATCCTCGCTATGCAGGTGGATTACGCCGTGGACCACCCCGATGAGAACCGGAACAAACTGCAGTACTGGAAGAAGATCTTCGTAACGACGCCGTGCTTCACCTTCAAGCGCCTCCGCTGCTACGTCTACCTGGTCTCGGCGCTGCTCATCATGGTCATCGGCACCTACAGTATCGCCGAGAAGCTATAA